One Oceanicoccus sagamiensis genomic region harbors:
- a CDS encoding alpha/beta fold hydrolase → MDALAQFIDALKLQQPLIYGSATGAQIGIEFAKAYPEKLSALVLENAASFSDQEREKIMTQYFPDLSARDNGEHLSIAWSMAKKLYVGFPWFEVNDQTSAIPLELVQKTVLDYLKAGDQYDQAYRAAFANERVEQLQTVTSDTHIILWSGSILAAYSKRLLHTNLADNFYFHSVDGDIKQRYQTVLTTVQALL, encoded by the coding sequence GTGGATGCACTCGCCCAATTTATTGATGCACTTAAGCTTCAACAGCCGCTGATTTATGGCAGCGCTACTGGTGCGCAAATTGGGATTGAGTTTGCCAAAGCCTACCCGGAAAAACTGAGTGCTCTGGTTTTGGAAAATGCCGCCAGCTTTAGTGATCAGGAGCGGGAAAAAATAATGACACAGTATTTCCCTGACTTATCGGCGCGGGATAATGGTGAGCATCTATCAATCGCATGGTCAATGGCAAAAAAATTGTATGTCGGTTTTCCCTGGTTTGAGGTCAACGATCAAACCAGTGCTATTCCGTTAGAGCTGGTACAAAAAACTGTGCTGGATTATTTAAAAGCCGGCGATCAATACGATCAGGCCTATCGAGCGGCGTTTGCTAATGAGCGCGTTGAACAACTGCAAACCGTGACCAGCGATACGCATATTATTCTTTGGTCCGGGAGTATTCTTGCCGCGTATAGCAAACGATTACTGCATACCAACCTCGCTGATAATTTTTATTTCCACTCGGTGGATGGCGATATCAAGCAGCGTTACCAAACGGTACTGACCACTGTTCAAGCGTTGCTTTAG
- a CDS encoding retropepsin-like aspartic protease codes for MFKVILNTVVVLLVFYLGWLAREWSLPDAESTVVASSSFITDNRAAAQIYPGAKPQPKQQQAVAPSFNALLVARAFDEAIEVYDETVAIDEVRAAQYRQTLLKYLRLRLDNNDAPALMALIDLYLSRYYDDIEVLLVLAEFQRRQGYVDEAARVFQLAFTYAFQPAQKQRVSDSFISFVNAVDGALSQQQRWLELQAFYELLASIDLSGPGYSWRLANLYVQSGDRVAAYDLLLQLQENGFYVDETNRLLVLLEQDQAGDYTAAARDSIALVKKGNHYLVQVMLNKTTEATLMIDTGASVTSLSADSFAALSQYTPLHYVGSRLFNTANGVTQGDVYSAASLSLGNQELSDINIAVLDFQSSPGVDGLLGMNVLQNFRFEIDQDKQQLLLSPR; via the coding sequence ATGTTTAAAGTTATTCTTAATACGGTAGTCGTGCTGCTGGTTTTTTATCTGGGTTGGTTGGCCAGAGAATGGTCCTTACCCGACGCTGAAAGCACTGTTGTAGCTAGTTCGTCGTTTATAACGGATAACAGGGCAGCGGCACAGATTTACCCCGGGGCAAAGCCACAGCCCAAACAGCAACAGGCTGTGGCGCCCAGCTTTAATGCTCTGTTAGTGGCGCGGGCCTTTGATGAGGCGATAGAGGTCTATGATGAAACTGTAGCGATCGATGAAGTCAGGGCTGCGCAGTATCGCCAGACTCTGCTTAAGTATCTTCGGCTGCGGTTGGACAATAATGATGCCCCGGCCCTGATGGCCTTAATCGATCTGTATTTATCCCGCTACTATGATGATATTGAAGTCTTGCTGGTGTTGGCAGAATTTCAACGTCGGCAAGGCTATGTGGATGAGGCTGCAAGAGTCTTTCAGTTGGCGTTTACTTATGCCTTCCAGCCCGCACAAAAGCAGCGGGTGTCTGACAGTTTTATTAGCTTTGTTAATGCGGTGGATGGTGCGCTGTCCCAACAGCAGCGTTGGCTTGAGTTGCAGGCCTTTTATGAGTTATTGGCCTCTATCGATTTATCGGGGCCAGGCTATAGTTGGCGCTTGGCCAATTTATATGTGCAGTCAGGGGATAGAGTGGCTGCCTATGATCTGTTGTTGCAGCTACAAGAGAATGGCTTTTATGTCGACGAGACAAACCGTTTGCTGGTTTTGCTGGAGCAAGATCAGGCCGGTGATTATACGGCAGCTGCTCGAGATTCCATTGCGCTTGTCAAAAAAGGTAATCACTATTTGGTTCAGGTTATGCTGAATAAAACCACTGAGGCTACCCTGATGATTGATACCGGTGCTTCGGTAACTTCCCTGTCGGCGGATAGCTTTGCTGCACTATCACAATATACCCCGTTACATTATGTCGGTAGCCGGTTATTTAATACGGCCAATGGTGTTACGCAAGGAGATGTCTATTCAGCGGCCAGCCTGAGTCTGGGTAATCAAGAACTCAGTGATATCAATATCGCCGTATTGGATTTTCAATCATCACCGGGGGTGGACGGTTTGTTAGGGATGAATGTACTGCAAAATTTCCGTTTTGAAATTGATCAGGATAAGCAGCAATTATTGCTTAGCCCCCGCTAA
- the gdhA gene encoding NADP-specific glutamate dehydrogenase translates to MYEDLSLDHFMEGLKKRTPGEPEFHQAVYEVAESVIPFILENPKYQQAGIIQRMTEPDRTVIFRVNWEDDAGNIRVNRGYRVQFNNSIGPYKGGLRFHPSVNLSILKFLGFEQTFKNSLTTLPMGAGKGGSDFNPKGKSDREVMRFCQAFMTELYHHIGANTDVPAGDIGVGAREISYMFGQYKRLAHEFTGVLTGKALEFGGSLIRTEATGYGNAFFMEEMLKHHGDSIAGKTCVVSGSGNVATYCTQKINHLGGKVVTMSDSSGFIYDPDGIDAEKLAFIIELKTVKRGRIAEYAEKYGCEFHAGKRPWEVKCDLAFPCATQNELDADDAKALVANGCKAVSEGANMPTTVEAIHVLQAAKLLYGPGKAANAGGVAVSGLEMSQNSLRMSWTEEDLEQKLKDIMTGIHAQCAKHGDDDGYMNYVKGANIAGFIKVADAMLAYGVA, encoded by the coding sequence ATGTACGAAGACTTATCTCTCGATCATTTTATGGAAGGGCTGAAAAAAAGAACACCTGGGGAACCTGAGTTTCACCAGGCGGTTTATGAAGTAGCTGAGTCGGTTATCCCATTTATTCTTGAAAACCCCAAATACCAGCAGGCCGGCATTATCCAACGTATGACCGAGCCTGACCGCACGGTGATATTTCGGGTTAACTGGGAAGATGACGCAGGCAATATCCGGGTAAACCGCGGCTATCGAGTGCAGTTTAATAACTCTATAGGCCCCTATAAAGGCGGCCTGCGCTTTCACCCGTCGGTAAATTTGTCGATTTTAAAATTCCTCGGCTTTGAACAAACCTTTAAGAACAGCCTGACCACACTGCCCATGGGCGCTGGTAAAGGAGGCTCGGACTTTAACCCCAAGGGTAAATCTGACCGCGAAGTAATGCGTTTTTGCCAGGCCTTTATGACCGAGCTCTACCACCATATTGGCGCTAACACCGATGTACCCGCCGGCGATATTGGCGTAGGCGCCCGTGAAATCAGCTATATGTTTGGCCAGTATAAGCGTCTGGCCCACGAGTTTACGGGTGTGTTAACCGGCAAGGCGCTGGAATTTGGCGGCAGCCTGATTCGCACCGAAGCTACCGGCTACGGCAATGCCTTCTTTATGGAAGAAATGCTGAAACACCACGGTGACTCGATTGCCGGGAAAACCTGCGTGGTATCAGGCTCCGGTAATGTAGCGACTTACTGCACCCAGAAAATTAACCACCTCGGCGGCAAGGTTGTCACCATGTCCGACTCATCGGGCTTTATTTATGACCCGGACGGTATCGATGCGGAAAAACTGGCTTTTATCATTGAGCTAAAAACTGTAAAACGCGGGCGCATTGCCGAATATGCCGAAAAATATGGCTGTGAATTCCATGCGGGCAAACGCCCTTGGGAGGTTAAATGCGACTTAGCCTTCCCTTGCGCCACGCAAAATGAGCTGGATGCCGACGACGCTAAAGCATTGGTGGCCAATGGCTGTAAAGCCGTCTCTGAGGGGGCCAATATGCCCACCACGGTAGAAGCCATCCATGTCTTACAGGCCGCCAAATTGCTGTATGGCCCGGGTAAAGCCGCTAATGCCGGAGGTGTAGCCGTCTCTGGCCTGGAAATGAGCCAAAACAGCTTGCGTATGTCCTGGACCGAGGAGGATCTGGAGCAGAAACTGAAGGATATTATGACCGGTATCCACGCCCAGTGCGCCAAGCACGGTGATGATGACGGCTATATGAACTATGTAAAAGGCGCCAATATTGCCGGCTTTATCAAGGTTGCCGACGCTATGCTCGCCTACGGTGTTGCCTAA
- a CDS encoding cyclic nucleotide-binding domain-containing protein, which produces MSNRFHIAVVGSGPAGLSAAGRAAFYDKQKREADPSHDYTHVLLESFEKPAKTIQRYQKGKHVMAEPGFLDLRSDFDFAAGSRETILGGWEQRVDDSDVNIRYNTEVTKIEGQKGDFALTLKDGSVIHADYVILAIGLEGNPRKLGVPGEDFPLVQYTLDDPTAHSDETVVVVGAGDSAIENALGLVKQNKVAILNRRDEFSRAKEGNLNAILAANADASVPLTCYYSTSVKHITQTEEGGYEITLNTSEGEESFACDRVIARLGGVPPRGFVESIGVEFPNKKPDAIPELTGKYESNVEGLYIIGSLAGYPLIKQAMNQGYDVVEYILGHDIKPADHPLLELQFNLLPYLKDVDDLVTLFQQRIPMFREMNALQFRELVIESDILVSYEDGPMLEDVQSKAKALEEKLAQRDPRPRFTKIIRAGDAIYRDGDFTNSFFTIVEGEVKVDMPGIAKPMTYTRGQFFGEASLLSGRPREGNAIAGKDCIIVETPRRTMVKLMNSNDEVRDGIDLIFIVRALQKHVAPQLSVAKLSEFAASAELRTYKAGEVLFKQGEVGDSLHIIRRGSVSLLRETNGEKIVVAQHQSGKIVGEMSLMGDPIRRETATAAVLTETIELDRKSFMRLVKADTSRIEVLQSNASERAVTHTTMEARPEVGSVMQFLMDEGLGEATNCLVIAEDLCVGCDNCEKACAETHNGISRLDRKSGASYGELHIPVSCRHCEQPHCMKDCPPNAIHRASSGEVFIDNNCIGCGNCESNCPYDVIKLAYDAPKKPGFWSWLLFGSGSGPGEELGYSPDEVAKKKGKKAVKCDACMSQPSGPACVNSCPTGAAARLSPEQFLQLVEKR; this is translated from the coding sequence ATGTCTAACCGTTTTCATATAGCGGTTGTTGGTTCAGGCCCGGCGGGCTTGAGCGCGGCGGGTCGCGCTGCTTTTTATGATAAGCAGAAACGTGAAGCTGACCCCTCTCATGACTATACCCACGTCCTCCTTGAATCCTTTGAAAAACCGGCCAAAACCATCCAGCGCTACCAAAAGGGCAAGCATGTTATGGCTGAGCCGGGTTTTTTGGATCTGCGTAGTGATTTTGACTTTGCTGCCGGTAGCCGTGAAACCATCCTGGGTGGCTGGGAGCAGCGGGTAGACGATAGCGACGTTAATATTCGCTATAACACCGAAGTGACCAAAATTGAGGGCCAAAAAGGCGATTTTGCCCTGACCCTTAAAGATGGTTCAGTCATTCATGCAGACTATGTGATTTTGGCGATTGGCCTTGAGGGTAACCCGCGTAAATTGGGTGTGCCCGGCGAAGACTTTCCACTGGTTCAATATACGCTGGATGATCCTACCGCCCATAGCGATGAAACTGTGGTCGTGGTGGGTGCCGGTGACTCCGCCATTGAGAATGCGCTGGGTCTGGTCAAGCAGAATAAAGTGGCCATCCTGAATCGTCGCGATGAATTTTCCAGGGCGAAGGAGGGCAACCTGAATGCCATACTCGCCGCCAATGCTGATGCCTCCGTACCACTGACCTGTTACTACAGCACCAGTGTTAAACACATTACCCAGACCGAAGAAGGCGGCTATGAGATTACCCTCAATACCTCAGAGGGTGAAGAGAGCTTTGCCTGTGACCGGGTGATTGCCCGTTTGGGTGGTGTACCGCCCAGAGGTTTTGTGGAGTCGATTGGTGTTGAGTTCCCCAACAAAAAGCCCGACGCAATCCCTGAGTTAACCGGCAAATATGAATCCAATGTTGAGGGTTTATATATTATCGGCTCTCTTGCCGGTTACCCGCTCATTAAGCAGGCGATGAACCAGGGCTATGATGTTGTCGAATATATTCTCGGCCACGACATCAAACCCGCCGACCACCCTTTATTAGAGCTGCAATTTAATTTGCTGCCCTACCTGAAAGATGTTGATGATCTCGTTACCCTGTTTCAGCAGCGTATACCCATGTTCCGGGAAATGAACGCTCTGCAGTTTCGTGAGTTGGTGATTGAAAGCGACATTTTGGTGAGTTACGAAGATGGCCCGATGCTGGAGGATGTGCAGTCCAAGGCCAAAGCGTTGGAAGAAAAACTGGCCCAGCGTGATCCGCGCCCGCGTTTTACTAAAATTATTCGCGCCGGTGATGCTATCTATCGCGATGGAGACTTTACCAACTCCTTCTTCACCATTGTTGAAGGCGAAGTCAAAGTGGATATGCCCGGTATTGCCAAGCCGATGACCTATACCCGCGGCCAGTTTTTTGGTGAGGCCAGCTTGCTATCTGGCAGGCCCCGTGAAGGCAATGCCATTGCCGGCAAAGATTGTATTATTGTAGAAACACCCCGTCGTACCATGGTTAAACTGATGAACTCCAATGATGAAGTTCGCGATGGTATCGATTTAATTTTTATTGTTCGCGCCCTGCAAAAACATGTGGCGCCGCAATTATCCGTGGCAAAACTCAGCGAGTTTGCAGCATCGGCTGAGCTGCGTACATATAAAGCCGGTGAGGTGTTATTTAAGCAGGGTGAGGTTGGTGACTCGCTGCATATTATTCGCCGTGGCTCGGTGAGTTTATTGCGAGAAACCAACGGCGAAAAAATTGTAGTGGCCCAGCACCAGTCCGGAAAAATTGTGGGCGAAATGTCTTTGATGGGTGATCCCATTCGACGCGAGACCGCCACCGCCGCTGTATTGACCGAAACGATAGAACTCGATAGAAAATCCTTTATGCGCCTGGTAAAAGCAGATACCTCCCGGATTGAAGTGCTGCAAAGCAATGCCAGTGAGCGCGCAGTGACCCATACCACCATGGAGGCCCGCCCCGAAGTGGGTTCGGTGATGCAGTTCTTAATGGACGAAGGTTTGGGTGAGGCAACTAACTGCTTAGTGATTGCAGAAGACCTTTGTGTCGGCTGTGATAATTGTGAAAAAGCCTGCGCCGAAACCCATAATGGGATTTCTCGTTTGGATAGAAAGTCCGGTGCCTCCTACGGCGAATTACATATCCCTGTTTCCTGCCGTCATTGTGAACAGCCCCACTGTATGAAAGATTGCCCACCCAATGCGATTCACCGGGCATCCAGTGGTGAGGTGTTTATCGACAACAATTGTATTGGTTGTGGTAACTGCGAATCTAACTGCCCTTACGATGTCATTAAGCTGGCCTACGATGCACCGAAAAAACCCGGCTTCTGGAGTTGGTTATTGTTTGGTTCCGGTTCAGGCCCAGGCGAAGAGCTTGGCTATAGCCCAGATGAAGTCGCCAAGAAGAAAGGCAAAAAAGCCGTTAAGTGTGATGCCTGTATGAGTCAGCCCAGTGGCCCGGCCTGCGTTAACTCCTGCCCGACAGGGGCCGCAGCCCGGCTATCGCCCGAACAATTTCTGCAACTGGTAGAGAAGCGCTAA
- a CDS encoding MerR family transcriptional regulator produces MSNEAITIGELAKRGNVATSLLRYYEKEKLLTPSGRTESGYRLYSQEAERTLRFIRSAQRYGFSLSDIKLIVGADKEDKNHGADIITIAEQRFLEIERRVTEMLVLRHELELFLDDLTVQVDSSAGKEAGEHYRDLVEQVCGHEGHEHKPSSLSKLVARLHCNLASEEWDSVFSDLRGTHLHIWRDEDTYSVQFASHAQKVKQALTTIAAGEQDCEAHQQPEVTENNDGYLFRAKGDNAFLYAQLFLALEASEA; encoded by the coding sequence ATGAGTAATGAAGCAATCACCATTGGTGAACTCGCCAAGCGCGGCAATGTGGCCACCTCGCTACTGCGTTACTATGAGAAGGAAAAATTACTAACGCCTTCTGGCCGCACAGAGTCCGGCTACCGGCTTTATTCACAGGAAGCTGAGCGCACTCTGCGTTTTATCCGCAGCGCGCAACGCTATGGTTTTTCCCTGAGTGATATCAAGTTAATTGTGGGGGCTGATAAGGAGGACAAAAACCACGGTGCGGACATTATTACTATCGCCGAACAGCGCTTTTTGGAAATTGAACGCCGAGTCACAGAAATGCTGGTACTGAGGCATGAACTGGAATTATTTCTCGACGATCTGACGGTACAGGTAGACAGTAGTGCCGGCAAAGAAGCCGGCGAACATTACCGCGACCTGGTGGAGCAAGTCTGCGGTCATGAAGGCCATGAGCATAAGCCATCCTCACTGAGTAAATTAGTGGCACGCCTGCATTGCAACCTGGCCTCTGAAGAATGGGACAGTGTGTTTTCAGATCTGCGTGGCACCCATTTGCATATCTGGCGCGATGAAGATACATACTCTGTTCAATTTGCATCCCATGCGCAAAAGGTTAAGCAGGCATTAACAACGATTGCAGCCGGTGAGCAGGACTGCGAGGCTCACCAGCAACCTGAAGTCACCGAAAATAATGATGGCTATTTGTTTCGTGCCAAAGGTGACAACGCCTTTTTGTACGCCCAGTTATTTTTAGCACTGGAGGCCTCTGAAGCCTAA
- a CDS encoding aldehyde dehydrogenase family protein — protein sequence MSPQLPELINYINGGTSVPTVDRNNSLCNANTAEPIQAQLSCDPEQVEEALQAAHTAYEGGEWEHTPAAERADILDKIGDELAKPDMAEVISYSDSITTGAIVHTTRKMAAIVPMVFKGAAQFIRDGGLDHKVPGPKGDVDYFMRPWGPSLLISPWNGPTAIGSHKIASALAAGAPCILKPSEWAPHSAIVMAQAIEKVGLPKGTFQLTIGNRTIGSPMVEDPRIKSVSFTGGLAGGRAIARACADDFKPTQLELGGNNALVAFEDCDIDKTATGIVFGMTNLNAQWCRALGRLVVHESIKTQLLDAVLEKLEKIKLGDSLLEATEMGPMVHAGQYKANLQAIDDLVAKGGKALSSTKLPDLNGYFIAPTLIDGCKPEDTIEEVFGPVAAVHTFSTDAEALALANGTPFGLAGYVYSENEERALAFAREMRTGGVKINGYSLLSLSGSAPRSAWGLSGIGEEGHSQSIEFFTGARVVGVSPQDPLGGR from the coding sequence ATGAGCCCACAACTACCGGAATTGATCAATTATATTAATGGCGGCACCTCAGTGCCCACCGTTGATCGCAACAACAGCCTTTGTAATGCCAATACCGCCGAACCGATCCAGGCCCAGTTATCCTGCGACCCGGAGCAGGTTGAAGAAGCCCTGCAAGCGGCCCACACCGCCTATGAAGGGGGCGAATGGGAGCATACGCCTGCGGCAGAGCGAGCCGATATTCTAGATAAGATTGGCGACGAACTGGCCAAACCAGATATGGCCGAAGTGATTAGCTACTCGGACTCAATCACCACCGGCGCTATTGTCCATACCACCCGTAAGATGGCGGCGATTGTGCCCATGGTATTTAAAGGCGCGGCACAATTTATTCGCGATGGCGGTCTGGACCATAAAGTCCCCGGCCCCAAAGGTGATGTCGATTACTTTATGCGCCCCTGGGGCCCCAGCCTACTTATCTCACCCTGGAATGGCCCGACAGCAATAGGCTCCCATAAAATCGCCAGTGCTTTAGCCGCCGGTGCGCCCTGTATTTTAAAACCTTCAGAATGGGCACCCCACTCCGCCATTGTTATGGCTCAGGCGATTGAAAAGGTCGGCCTGCCCAAAGGCACCTTCCAACTCACTATTGGCAACCGCACGATTGGCAGCCCCATGGTGGAAGACCCCCGCATTAAATCCGTCTCTTTTACTGGCGGCTTAGCCGGTGGACGAGCCATTGCACGCGCCTGTGCCGATGACTTTAAACCCACTCAGTTAGAGCTTGGCGGCAATAATGCCTTAGTCGCTTTTGAAGATTGTGATATCGACAAAACAGCCACGGGCATTGTATTTGGCATGACTAACTTAAATGCTCAGTGGTGCCGCGCTTTAGGGCGCCTGGTTGTTCATGAAAGCATAAAGACACAGTTGCTGGATGCTGTGCTGGAAAAACTGGAAAAAATTAAGTTGGGTGACTCGCTATTGGAAGCTACCGAGATGGGCCCAATGGTTCATGCTGGCCAGTATAAAGCCAACCTGCAAGCGATTGACGACCTGGTAGCCAAAGGCGGCAAGGCACTGTCATCCACCAAGCTGCCTGACCTCAATGGCTATTTTATTGCGCCAACCTTAATCGATGGCTGCAAGCCTGAAGACACGATAGAAGAAGTCTTTGGCCCGGTAGCTGCGGTTCACACCTTCTCCACCGACGCTGAAGCATTGGCCCTGGCCAATGGTACGCCGTTTGGTTTGGCGGGTTACGTTTACAGTGAAAACGAAGAACGCGCACTGGCATTTGCCCGCGAAATGCGCACCGGTGGGGTCAAGATCAATGGCTATAGCCTATTGAGCTTAAGCGGTTCAGCGCCACGTTCTGCCTGGGGTTTGTCCGGGATTGGCGAAGAAGGGCACTCCCAGTCAATTGAGTTTTTCACCGGCGCACGGGTGGTTGGCGTTTCACCTCAGGACCCATTAGGCGGTCGTTAG
- a CDS encoding DUF481 domain-containing protein, translating into MKLRVLQKTLAASLVASLLAANQSLAEEERAMTPEASQKVEALNAEIQALTEQLEQLTSQIDSSDGSDAEEITEEAEDIKDVAADIAEAAADIEEETKLWTGSVEFGFVDTNGNTEETSTKSRAEIFRETEDWKYTFLFSSSYSQSDGINTAEKYFLANRLSYKYNEKDYIYGYHSYDDDRFSGFDYITTFSMGYGRTILDNDTMEWNAEIGPGYRYSKVDDEDNGEDSEEAVVRMFTNYIWDFAENSTFTQGFNVEAGEDNTISNSRTALEVKVIGEVSIVLSYTVKYKEEVPADTKHADTETAVTVSYSF; encoded by the coding sequence ATGAAACTCAGAGTATTACAGAAAACTCTGGCTGCCTCTTTGGTAGCCAGTCTTTTAGCCGCCAACCAATCGCTGGCCGAAGAAGAAAGAGCTATGACCCCGGAGGCCAGCCAAAAAGTTGAAGCACTCAATGCCGAAATTCAGGCACTGACGGAACAACTCGAACAACTGACCAGCCAAATTGACAGCAGTGATGGCAGCGACGCCGAAGAAATTACGGAAGAAGCGGAAGATATTAAAGATGTAGCCGCCGATATTGCCGAAGCCGCTGCTGATATTGAAGAAGAAACCAAATTATGGACAGGCAGTGTGGAATTTGGTTTTGTGGATACCAATGGCAATACCGAAGAAACCTCTACCAAAAGCAGAGCCGAAATTTTCCGTGAAACAGAGGACTGGAAATACACCTTCTTATTCAGCTCTTCTTACTCCCAGAGTGACGGCATCAATACCGCTGAGAAATATTTTTTAGCAAACCGCTTATCCTATAAATATAATGAAAAAGACTATATCTACGGTTATCACTCCTATGACGATGATCGCTTTAGTGGCTTTGACTATATCACCACATTCTCGATGGGTTATGGACGAACCATTCTGGATAACGACACGATGGAATGGAATGCTGAAATCGGTCCTGGTTATCGCTACAGCAAAGTCGATGATGAAGACAACGGCGAAGACAGCGAAGAAGCGGTCGTCAGAATGTTCACCAACTATATCTGGGACTTTGCAGAAAACTCGACGTTTACTCAAGGCTTTAATGTTGAAGCGGGTGAAGACAATACCATCAGCAATTCAAGAACAGCGCTTGAAGTAAAGGTGATTGGTGAAGTATCGATTGTTCTTTCGTATACCGTTAAATACAAGGAAGAAGTACCCGCCGATACCAAGCATGCGGATACAGAAACCGCAGTGACAGTTAGCTACTCATTCTAA
- a CDS encoding mechanosensitive ion channel family protein → MEFNIDKLLEDAPNLIVTYGVQLITALAIFIIGKWLARAIANAITNSMNKKNVDKTISNFVGSIIYTALFAFAIIAALGQIGIETASFVAIIGAAGLAVGFALQGSLSNFASGVLLILFRPIRSGDFVEAAGEMGVIDEVGIFSTKMKTGDNKVIIIPNSNIMGGNITNYSMEATRRIDLIVGIGYDADIRKAKHVLEEIINNESRVLKDPAVTIAVAELADSSVNFVVRPWVNSADYWPTKFELLETIKLRFDQEGISIPFPQMDVHLQQQ, encoded by the coding sequence ATGGAATTTAATATCGATAAGCTACTTGAAGACGCACCTAACTTGATTGTTACCTATGGCGTGCAACTAATTACTGCACTCGCCATTTTTATTATTGGTAAATGGTTGGCAAGAGCCATCGCCAATGCCATCACCAACAGCATGAATAAGAAAAACGTCGACAAAACCATCAGCAATTTTGTTGGCAGTATTATCTATACCGCTTTATTTGCTTTTGCGATTATTGCTGCACTGGGTCAAATCGGTATTGAAACCGCATCCTTTGTTGCCATTATTGGTGCCGCAGGTTTAGCCGTTGGTTTTGCCCTGCAGGGCTCCCTCTCCAACTTCGCTTCCGGTGTACTGCTGATATTATTCCGCCCTATTCGCTCCGGTGATTTTGTAGAGGCCGCAGGCGAAATGGGTGTTATTGATGAAGTCGGCATTTTTAGCACGAAAATGAAGACCGGTGATAACAAAGTTATTATTATTCCCAATTCCAATATTATGGGCGGCAATATCACCAACTACTCTATGGAAGCCACCCGCCGGATCGATTTAATCGTGGGCATTGGCTACGATGCCGATATTCGCAAAGCCAAACATGTACTTGAAGAAATTATCAACAACGAAAGCCGTGTACTAAAAGACCCTGCGGTGACCATAGCAGTAGCGGAACTGGCCGACTCCTCAGTTAACTTTGTAGTGCGCCCATGGGTTAACTCGGCGGATTACTGGCCTACCAAATTTGAATTACTGGAAACCATAAAACTCCGTTTTGATCAGGAAGGCATTAGCATACCTTTCCCACAAATGGATGTTCACTTACAACAACAATAA
- a CDS encoding alpha/beta fold hydrolase: MNTAQPIIRKHYINLSTGGHEWQIHYRDTSGSPQNTRPIILLHPSPLSSAFMEPLLQLLAPSTRAIAWDTPGYGLSDSLPAYQGGSPIMWMHSPNLLMHLSFNSR, translated from the coding sequence ATGAACACAGCCCAGCCTATTATTCGCAAGCATTACATCAACCTTAGTACTGGCGGTCATGAATGGCAAATACACTATCGGGATACCAGCGGTAGCCCCCAAAATACCCGCCCGATTATTCTATTACACCCCTCGCCGCTCTCTTCCGCGTTTATGGAACCCTTGCTGCAACTGCTGGCACCAAGCACACGGGCTATTGCATGGGACACACCGGGGTATGGCCTATCAGACTCTCTGCCCGCTTATCAGGGGGGCTCACCGATTATGTGGATGCACTCGCCCAATTTATTGATGCACTTAAGCTTCAACAGCCGCTGA